In Microbacterium maritypicum, the following are encoded in one genomic region:
- a CDS encoding TetR/AcrR family transcriptional regulator → MHESAELRTGVVAAALELFSAQGFDQTSVEQIAKAAGVSRSTFFRQFGGKEDVVFADHEVLLEQLREFLAEGHDDPWGAVCAASESVFAHFAHDPELARRRYQIVREVPVLREREIITVFRYERLFDEYLRGALPGVDPLDAVGFAALVTAVHNHVLRQLLRGRKKVPLSTLQTALADVRRRYGVAGEAATAPDDMVVAVFPRSMPIAEVSRRLQSELD, encoded by the coding sequence ATGCACGAATCCGCAGAACTGCGCACCGGCGTCGTGGCCGCAGCGCTCGAGCTCTTCAGCGCCCAGGGGTTCGACCAGACCTCGGTGGAACAGATCGCCAAGGCCGCCGGTGTCTCGCGCTCGACGTTCTTCCGCCAGTTCGGCGGCAAGGAGGACGTGGTGTTCGCCGACCACGAGGTGCTGCTCGAGCAGCTCAGGGAGTTCCTCGCCGAGGGGCACGACGATCCGTGGGGCGCGGTGTGCGCAGCATCCGAGTCGGTCTTCGCGCACTTCGCGCACGACCCCGAGCTCGCCCGCCGTCGCTACCAGATCGTCCGCGAGGTGCCCGTGCTGCGCGAACGCGAGATCATCACGGTCTTCCGATACGAGAGGTTGTTCGACGAGTACCTGCGCGGTGCGCTTCCCGGCGTCGACCCGCTGGACGCCGTGGGCTTCGCCGCCCTCGTGACCGCCGTGCACAACCACGTGCTGCGCCAGCTGCTGCGGGGGCGCAAGAAAGTGCCGCTGTCTACCCTGCAGACGGCACTGGCCGATGTGCGCCGCCGCTACGGTGTGGCGGGCGAAGCCGCCACCGCCCCGGACGACATGGTCGTCGCGGTGTTCCCACGTTCGATGCCGATCGCCGAGGTGTCCCGCCGCCTGCAGTCGGAGCTCGACTAG
- a CDS encoding DUF2510 domain-containing protein has protein sequence MSERGIAAGWFETRRRGTLRWWDGSRWTEHIAVRGRTTTLAEDRASVRRQLILTEVVLVALMVVSILIALWGSLPVVAVRPVIVAAGTAAVCVPIVIARQLRLVALPSRRFGVPALR, from the coding sequence GTGAGTGAGCGCGGAATTGCGGCCGGATGGTTCGAGACCCGGCGACGCGGCACCCTGCGCTGGTGGGACGGCTCGCGCTGGACCGAGCACATCGCGGTGCGAGGGCGGACGACCACGCTCGCCGAGGACAGGGCGTCCGTGCGCAGGCAGCTCATCCTGACAGAGGTGGTGCTGGTCGCCCTGATGGTCGTCTCCATCCTCATCGCCTTGTGGGGCTCGCTGCCGGTCGTCGCCGTCCGCCCCGTGATCGTGGCGGCCGGCACAGCGGCGGTGTGCGTCCCGATCGTGATCGCGCGCCAGCTCCGTCTGGTCGCGCTGCCGTCGCGGCGCTTCGGTGTACCGGCACTGCGCTGA
- the sucC gene encoding ADP-forming succinate--CoA ligase subunit beta, with protein MDLYEYQARDVFEKYGVPVLAGIVADTPEEVRAAAEKIGGVVVVKAQVKTGGRGKAGGVKVAKTPDEAYEAAKAILGLDIKGHVVKRVMVAQGARIAEEFYFSVLLDRANRSYLSLCSVEGGMEIEELAVERPEALARVEVNPLTGIDKEKAVEIARAANFPEDLVEKVSDVFVKLFDVYKGEDATLVEVNPLVRTEEGDIIALDGKVTLDDNASEIRHPEHEALEDKDAADPLEAKAKQSGLNYVKLDGEVGIIGNGAGLVMSTLDVVAYAGENHNGVKPANFLDIGGGASAEVMAAGLDVILGDPQVKSVFVNVFGGITACDAVANGIKGALETLGATASKPLVVRLDGNRVDEGRAILAEYAHPLVTLAATMDEGADKAAELANA; from the coding sequence GTGGATCTGTACGAGTACCAGGCACGAGACGTTTTCGAAAAGTACGGAGTGCCGGTCCTCGCCGGCATCGTCGCGGACACCCCTGAAGAGGTGAGGGCGGCCGCCGAGAAGATCGGTGGAGTGGTCGTCGTCAAGGCTCAGGTCAAGACCGGCGGCCGTGGCAAGGCGGGCGGCGTCAAGGTCGCCAAGACGCCCGATGAGGCGTACGAGGCAGCGAAGGCCATTCTCGGCCTCGACATCAAGGGCCACGTCGTCAAGCGCGTCATGGTCGCGCAGGGCGCGCGCATCGCCGAGGAGTTCTACTTCTCCGTGCTGCTCGACCGCGCCAACCGCTCCTACCTGAGCCTCTGCTCGGTCGAGGGCGGCATGGAGATCGAGGAGCTCGCGGTGGAGCGTCCCGAGGCGCTCGCGCGCGTCGAGGTCAACCCGCTCACGGGCATCGACAAGGAGAAGGCCGTCGAGATCGCTCGCGCGGCGAACTTCCCCGAAGACCTCGTCGAGAAGGTCTCCGACGTGTTCGTCAAGCTCTTCGACGTCTACAAGGGCGAAGACGCGACGCTGGTCGAGGTCAACCCGCTGGTGCGCACCGAAGAGGGCGACATCATCGCGCTCGACGGCAAGGTCACGCTCGACGACAACGCCTCCGAGATCCGTCACCCGGAGCACGAGGCGCTCGAGGACAAGGACGCCGCAGACCCGCTCGAGGCCAAGGCCAAGCAGTCGGGCCTCAACTACGTGAAGCTCGACGGCGAGGTCGGCATCATCGGCAACGGCGCAGGGCTCGTCATGTCCACGCTCGATGTGGTCGCCTACGCGGGCGAGAACCACAACGGCGTGAAGCCGGCCAACTTCCTCGACATCGGCGGCGGCGCCTCGGCCGAGGTCATGGCCGCGGGCCTCGACGTCATCCTCGGCGACCCGCAGGTCAAGAGCGTGTTCGTCAACGTGTTCGGTGGCATCACGGCGTGCGACGCCGTCGCCAACGGCATCAAGGGTGCACTCGAGACGCTGGGCGCCACGGCCTCCAAGCCGCTCGTCGTGCGCCTCGACGGCAACCGCGTCGACGAGGGTCGCGCGATCCTCGCCGAGTACGCGCACCCGCTCGTGACCCTGGCCGCCACGATGGACGAGGGCGCCGACAAGGCCGCCGAGCTCGCCAACGCCTGA
- the sucD gene encoding succinate--CoA ligase subunit alpha — MSIYLNKDSKVIVQGITGGEGTKHTALMLKAGTQVVGGVNARKAGTTVAHTDKDGNAVELPVFASVAEAMKETGADVSIAFVPGAFTKDAMIEAIDAEIPLLVVITEGVPVGDSAEAWAYAQSKGNKTRIIGPNCPGIITPGEALVGITPANITGKGPIGLVSKSGTLTYQMMFELRDLGFSTAIGIGGDPVIGTTHIDALAAFEADPETKAIVMIGEIGGDAEERAADYIKAHVTKPVVGYVAGFTAPEGKTMGHAGAIVSGSAGTAQAKKEALEAAGVKVGKTPSETADLMRAIIESL; from the coding sequence ATGTCGATCTACCTCAACAAGGACTCCAAGGTCATCGTCCAGGGCATCACCGGCGGCGAGGGCACCAAGCACACCGCGCTGATGCTCAAGGCCGGCACCCAGGTCGTCGGTGGCGTGAACGCCCGCAAGGCCGGCACCACGGTCGCCCACACCGACAAGGACGGCAACGCCGTCGAGCTGCCCGTCTTCGCCTCGGTCGCCGAGGCCATGAAGGAGACCGGCGCCGACGTGTCGATCGCCTTCGTCCCCGGCGCCTTCACGAAGGACGCGATGATCGAGGCCATCGACGCCGAGATCCCGCTGCTCGTCGTCATCACCGAGGGCGTCCCCGTCGGCGACTCGGCCGAGGCCTGGGCCTACGCGCAGAGCAAGGGCAACAAGACCCGCATCATCGGCCCGAACTGCCCCGGCATCATCACGCCGGGCGAGGCGCTCGTCGGCATCACGCCGGCGAACATCACGGGCAAGGGGCCGATCGGCCTCGTGTCGAAGTCGGGCACCCTGACCTACCAGATGATGTTCGAGCTGCGCGACCTGGGCTTCTCGACCGCCATCGGCATCGGCGGCGACCCGGTCATCGGCACCACGCACATCGACGCGCTCGCCGCGTTCGAGGCCGACCCTGAGACCAAGGCCATCGTCATGATCGGTGAGATCGGCGGCGACGCCGAGGAGCGTGCGGCCGACTACATCAAGGCGCACGTCACCAAGCCGGTCGTCGGCTACGTCGCGGGCTTCACGGCTCCCGAGGGCAAGACCATGGGTCACGCCGGTGCGATCGTCTCCGGCTCGGCCGGTACCGCTCAGGCGAAGAAGGAGGCCCTCGAGGCCGCCGGCGTCAAGGTCGGCAAGACGCCGTCCGAGACGGCAGACCTGATGCGCGCGATCATCGAGTCGCTCTGA
- a CDS encoding TetR/AcrR family transcriptional regulator: MPRASAADAAETARRILDAATAHFAEQGYATASVDEIAQAAGVTRGAVYHHYSSKPLLFAAVAAAQQEVVAGAIVQATAAGVPDAALRDGSHAFLDAITRGAASRILLVDGPAVLGWQEWRKLDADGPERELRLGLREAGAAPALLDALTAALSGAMNELALWLAAHPDDTDARTQAHTALDDILDAVTPRT; this comes from the coding sequence ATGCCCCGAGCATCCGCCGCCGACGCCGCTGAGACCGCACGCCGGATCCTCGATGCCGCGACCGCGCACTTCGCCGAACAGGGATACGCCACCGCGTCCGTCGACGAGATCGCCCAGGCGGCCGGAGTCACCCGCGGCGCCGTGTACCACCACTACTCGTCGAAGCCGCTGCTCTTCGCGGCGGTCGCTGCGGCACAGCAGGAAGTCGTCGCGGGGGCGATCGTGCAGGCCACTGCCGCGGGCGTTCCGGACGCCGCACTCCGCGACGGCAGCCACGCGTTCCTCGACGCCATCACCCGAGGAGCGGCTTCGCGCATCCTCCTCGTCGACGGCCCGGCCGTGCTCGGCTGGCAGGAATGGCGAAAGCTGGATGCCGATGGGCCCGAACGGGAACTGCGCCTGGGACTACGCGAAGCCGGGGCCGCCCCCGCCCTCCTCGACGCCCTGACCGCGGCGCTGTCCGGAGCGATGAACGAGCTCGCGCTCTGGCTCGCCGCGCACCCGGACGATACCGACGCGCGGACGCAGGCCCACACGGCGCTCGACGACATTCTGGACGCGGTGACCCCGCGCACCTGA
- a CDS encoding VOC family protein — MEITSFYPVLMVDDVATATQFYREELGFETTFEADWYVSLRFAGGELALLDRTHETIPEGFREPVRGLLLNVEVPDAAAEYARLVGERGLPERLPLRDEAFGQRHFIVEAPGGVLIDVIEPIEPSAEFAAAYGG, encoded by the coding sequence ATGGAGATCACGAGCTTCTATCCGGTGCTGATGGTCGACGACGTCGCCACTGCCACGCAGTTCTACCGCGAGGAACTCGGCTTCGAGACGACGTTCGAGGCCGACTGGTACGTGAGCCTGCGCTTCGCCGGCGGAGAGCTCGCGCTTCTGGACCGGACACACGAGACCATCCCGGAAGGCTTCCGCGAGCCGGTGCGCGGACTGCTGCTCAACGTCGAGGTCCCCGATGCCGCAGCCGAATACGCGCGGCTGGTCGGGGAGCGCGGGCTGCCGGAGCGGCTGCCCCTGCGGGACGAGGCCTTCGGGCAGCGGCACTTCATCGTCGAGGCTCCCGGTGGTGTGCTGATCGACGTGATCGAGCCGATCGAGCCGTCCGCGGAGTTCGCCGCCGCCTACGGGGGCTGA
- a CDS encoding NCS2 family permease, with translation MTTAPPAPASTEPKNSLDRFFEISKRGSTIGTEIRGGLVTFVTMAYIVILNPIILSGKPDVAGNMLEFNAVGAATALTAGVMTILFGLVTRLPFGFAAGLGINAFVAFSVVGQVTWPEAMALVMINGVVIVLLAATGLRKAIFDAVPFQLKIAITVGIGLFIAFIGFVNSGFVTATGASSPPVGLGVNGSVATVPTLLFVITLLLTGILVALKIKGGMLIGLIGGTVLAVIVEAIWHIGARGFDDEGNVVNPGGWGLTVPALNGSPVGVPDLSLIGAVDFSFDLSKVSLVAIVMIVFTLLFTNFFDAMGTMTGLAKEANLADDNGDFPRIKSALVVEGVGAIAGGATSSSSSTVFIESGAGIGEGARTGLANVVTGVVFLIAMFLTPLTSIVPTEIAAAALIIVGAMMMAQIRYIDFSDFRVLLPVFLTVSVMPLTYSIANGIGAGFVSWVLIHAFSGKAKTISPLLWVVGAGFLIFFARGPIEALFGVGI, from the coding sequence ATGACAACTGCCCCGCCCGCCCCGGCATCCACCGAGCCCAAGAACTCCCTGGACCGCTTCTTCGAAATCAGCAAGCGCGGATCCACGATCGGCACCGAGATCCGAGGGGGTCTGGTGACGTTCGTCACGATGGCCTACATCGTGATCCTGAACCCGATCATCCTCTCCGGCAAGCCCGACGTCGCCGGGAACATGCTCGAGTTCAACGCCGTGGGAGCCGCCACCGCGCTGACCGCCGGTGTGATGACGATCCTGTTCGGACTCGTCACCCGCTTGCCGTTCGGTTTCGCCGCCGGCCTCGGCATCAACGCCTTCGTCGCGTTCTCGGTCGTCGGCCAGGTGACCTGGCCCGAGGCCATGGCACTGGTGATGATCAACGGTGTGGTCATCGTGCTGCTCGCCGCCACCGGACTTCGGAAGGCGATCTTCGACGCCGTGCCGTTCCAGCTGAAGATCGCGATCACGGTCGGCATCGGCCTGTTCATCGCCTTCATCGGCTTCGTCAACTCGGGCTTCGTCACCGCGACCGGCGCCTCCTCGCCGCCGGTGGGCCTCGGCGTCAACGGCTCGGTCGCGACAGTGCCGACGCTGCTCTTCGTGATCACGCTCCTGCTCACCGGCATCCTCGTCGCCCTCAAGATCAAGGGCGGCATGCTGATCGGCCTCATCGGCGGCACCGTGCTCGCGGTCATCGTCGAGGCCATCTGGCACATCGGAGCCCGTGGCTTCGACGACGAGGGCAACGTGGTCAACCCCGGCGGATGGGGACTCACCGTCCCGGCGCTGAACGGCTCCCCCGTGGGCGTCCCCGACCTCAGCCTGATCGGCGCGGTCGACTTCAGCTTCGACCTGAGCAAGGTCAGCCTCGTGGCGATCGTGATGATCGTCTTCACGCTGCTGTTCACGAACTTCTTCGACGCCATGGGCACCATGACCGGTCTCGCGAAGGAGGCCAACCTGGCCGACGACAACGGCGACTTCCCGCGCATCAAGTCGGCACTGGTCGTCGAGGGTGTCGGTGCGATCGCCGGTGGGGCGACCTCGTCGTCGTCGAGCACGGTCTTCATCGAGTCGGGTGCGGGCATCGGCGAGGGCGCGCGCACAGGACTCGCGAACGTCGTGACCGGCGTCGTGTTCCTGATCGCGATGTTCCTGACCCCGCTCACCTCGATCGTCCCGACCGAGATCGCCGCGGCCGCGCTGATCATCGTCGGAGCCATGATGATGGCGCAGATCCGCTACATCGACTTCAGCGACTTCCGCGTACTGCTCCCGGTGTTCCTCACCGTCTCGGTCATGCCGCTGACCTACTCGATCGCGAACGGCATCGGCGCGGGCTTCGTGAGCTGGGTGCTCATCCACGCCTTCTCCGGCAAGGCCAAGACCATCAGCCCGCTGCTGTGGGTCGTCGGGGCCGGCTTCCTGATCTTCTTCGCGCGAGGGCCTATCGAGGCGCTCTTCGGCGTCGGGATCTGA
- a CDS encoding DUF6350 family protein codes for MQRLLVALLAAFDAAIAAAVGLVVLLAPLTLLWTVAFGITADWGALWPLTGTLWEFGHGVPLTVTIPDALLVALAIPPAAANFVVSITPLAFLVFTLLFAARSGSRAAKAGAWLLGSLTGAAVFTLIAAGVALTARLDAAQTPFAPAIILPAAVYLVGVLCGAVRIAWEEGDGGILDRLHDWFDAREDWAPVPAAIVRGAAFALVGVVGASALALAVATLLRGGEVVALFQAARVDALGATVMTLAQLAYLPTMLVWTAAWLAGPGFAVGAGTAVSPAGTQLGVVPGIPVFGLLPENSSIWMLIVVLIPIAAGAFAGWAVRSRLVWEGTPLGMLQRAVIAVGIAALSAGVGGLAAALANGSMGPGRLAVVGPAAYPFALALGAEVLVGAAILLLSPRNRDELAEERTDRWIAEMTELDPNAVVVAGAASAVPFADVSAADDTAPLDDVRGFLAPPRDPAEPRD; via the coding sequence ATGCAACGCCTCCTCGTCGCGCTCCTCGCCGCCTTCGACGCCGCCATCGCCGCGGCGGTCGGCCTCGTCGTGCTCCTGGCGCCGTTGACGCTGCTCTGGACCGTCGCCTTCGGGATCACGGCCGACTGGGGAGCCCTCTGGCCGCTCACCGGGACGCTCTGGGAGTTCGGTCACGGCGTTCCGCTGACGGTCACGATCCCGGACGCGCTCCTCGTCGCGCTCGCGATCCCACCGGCGGCGGCGAACTTCGTCGTGTCGATCACACCGCTCGCCTTCCTGGTGTTCACGCTGCTCTTCGCGGCGCGTTCGGGCAGCAGAGCGGCGAAGGCCGGAGCCTGGCTGCTCGGCTCGCTCACCGGAGCCGCCGTGTTCACCCTCATCGCCGCCGGCGTCGCGCTGACGGCACGACTGGACGCGGCGCAGACGCCGTTCGCGCCGGCGATCATCCTCCCCGCCGCGGTCTACCTCGTCGGTGTGCTCTGCGGCGCGGTGCGCATCGCGTGGGAGGAGGGCGACGGCGGCATCCTCGACCGACTGCACGACTGGTTCGACGCCCGCGAGGACTGGGCGCCCGTTCCGGCGGCGATCGTGCGCGGCGCCGCCTTCGCCCTCGTCGGAGTGGTCGGCGCGTCCGCCCTCGCACTGGCCGTCGCCACGCTGCTCCGCGGGGGAGAGGTCGTGGCCCTGTTCCAGGCCGCCAGGGTCGACGCGCTCGGCGCGACGGTGATGACCCTCGCCCAGCTCGCCTACCTGCCGACCATGCTCGTGTGGACGGCGGCGTGGCTCGCCGGTCCCGGCTTCGCCGTCGGCGCCGGAACGGCGGTGTCGCCCGCGGGTACGCAGCTCGGCGTCGTCCCCGGCATCCCCGTGTTCGGGCTGCTGCCGGAGAACAGCTCGATCTGGATGCTGATCGTCGTGCTCATCCCCATCGCCGCCGGTGCGTTCGCCGGCTGGGCGGTCCGCTCGCGCCTCGTGTGGGAGGGCACACCCCTCGGTATGCTGCAGCGTGCGGTGATCGCCGTCGGCATCGCGGCCCTGAGTGCCGGGGTCGGCGGGCTCGCAGCCGCCCTCGCGAACGGCTCGATGGGTCCGGGGCGGCTGGCTGTCGTCGGACCGGCTGCCTATCCGTTCGCCCTCGCGCTCGGTGCGGAGGTGCTGGTCGGTGCGGCCATCCTGCTGCTGTCTCCGCGGAACCGTGATGAGCTCGCCGAGGAGCGCACGGACCGGTGGATCGCCGAGATGACCGAGCTCGACCCGAATGCTGTCGTCGTCGCCGGCGCGGCGTCCGCTGTGCCCTTCGCAGACGTGTCGGCCGCCGACGACACGGCACCGCTCGATGACGTGCGCGGGTTCCTCGCACCGCCGCGTGATCCGGCGGAACCGCGCGACTGA
- the purN gene encoding phosphoribosylglycinamide formyltransferase, translating into MLTVAVLISGTGSNLRALLEAARHPDFPARVIVVGADREADGLAHAEEFGIPSFTVPWHEHESREAWGEELGRQLAVWNPDLVVLSGLMRLLPPSLVAQYSPRLINTHPAYLPEFPGAHGVRDALAAGVSETGASVIVVDDGVDSGPILAQERVPVLDGDTEHSLHERIKPVERRLLIDVVRGIATGELTLTPSS; encoded by the coding sequence GTGCTCACGGTCGCCGTTCTCATCTCGGGCACCGGCTCGAACCTTCGCGCCCTCCTCGAGGCCGCTCGTCATCCCGATTTTCCCGCCAGGGTGATCGTCGTGGGTGCCGACCGCGAAGCCGACGGGCTGGCCCACGCCGAGGAGTTCGGCATCCCCAGTTTCACCGTGCCGTGGCACGAGCACGAGAGCCGTGAGGCCTGGGGGGAAGAGCTCGGCCGTCAGCTCGCCGTCTGGAACCCCGATCTCGTCGTCCTCTCCGGACTCATGCGTCTGCTGCCGCCGTCGCTCGTCGCGCAGTACTCCCCGCGCCTCATCAACACGCACCCCGCCTACCTGCCGGAGTTCCCCGGAGCGCACGGCGTCCGCGATGCGCTCGCCGCGGGCGTCAGCGAGACCGGCGCCAGCGTGATCGTCGTCGACGACGGCGTCGACTCCGGACCGATCCTCGCCCAGGAGCGCGTGCCCGTCCTCGACGGCGACACCGAGCATAGCCTGCACGAGCGCATCAAGCCCGTCGAACGCCGACTGCTCATCGACGTCGTCCGCGGCATCGCCACTGGCGAGCTCACCCTCACGCCTTCTTCCTGA
- the purH gene encoding bifunctional phosphoribosylaminoimidazolecarboxamide formyltransferase/IMP cyclohydrolase translates to MAGPRHDPTLYRDRDTVPIRRALVSVSDKTDLLVLAAALADAGVEIVSTGSTAATIRDAGFTVTDVAAVTGVAEMLDGRVKTLHPKVHGGLLADLRLEEHERQLEELDIAPFELVVVNLYPFVETVASGAVGDDVVEQIDIGGPAMVRAAAKNHANVAIVVSPQSYPAIVEAVAAGGTSVAQRRELAARAFAHTAAYDTAVAQWFAEGTLTEPGDLPAHLTIQAERLATLRYGENSHQRGAIYTRAGGHGIAQATQLQGKEMSYNNYVDADAALRAAYDMVKPAVAIIKHANPCGIATTAPNALDPIASAHLRAHECDPVSAYGGVIAANGTVTLKMAENLKDIFTEVIVAPSFEPAALEVFKAKKNLRLLQLPQDWQQERMDVRLVSGGLLLQDADRFPDDIGSVAKNWELVSGERPSDEEMENLIFAWKACRAVKSNAIVLAKDNATVGVGMGQVNRVDSCRLAVERAGDRAAGSVASSDAFFPFADGAQVLIDAGVTAIVQPGGSVRDEEVVDAARKAGVTMFFTGERHFFH, encoded by the coding sequence ATGGCCGGCCCCCGCCACGACCCCACGCTCTACCGCGATCGCGACACCGTGCCGATCCGGCGCGCGCTCGTCTCCGTGAGCGACAAGACCGACCTGTTGGTGCTCGCCGCAGCCCTCGCCGATGCCGGCGTGGAGATCGTCTCGACCGGGTCGACCGCCGCGACGATCCGCGACGCCGGCTTCACCGTGACCGATGTGGCCGCCGTCACCGGCGTCGCCGAGATGCTCGACGGTCGGGTGAAGACCCTGCACCCGAAGGTGCACGGAGGTCTGCTGGCAGACCTGCGCCTCGAGGAGCACGAGCGTCAGCTCGAGGAGCTCGATATCGCGCCGTTCGAGCTCGTCGTGGTGAACCTGTACCCGTTCGTCGAGACCGTCGCCTCGGGCGCGGTCGGCGACGACGTGGTCGAGCAGATCGACATCGGCGGCCCCGCCATGGTGCGCGCCGCGGCCAAGAACCACGCCAACGTCGCGATCGTCGTGTCGCCGCAGTCCTACCCCGCGATCGTCGAGGCCGTGGCCGCCGGCGGCACCTCCGTCGCGCAGCGCCGCGAACTCGCGGCCCGCGCATTCGCGCACACCGCCGCCTACGACACCGCGGTGGCGCAGTGGTTCGCCGAGGGCACGCTCACCGAGCCCGGCGACCTGCCCGCACACCTGACGATCCAGGCCGAGCGCCTCGCGACCCTCCGCTACGGCGAGAACTCGCACCAGCGCGGCGCGATCTACACGCGCGCCGGCGGTCACGGCATCGCCCAGGCCACGCAGCTGCAGGGCAAGGAGATGTCCTACAACAACTACGTCGACGCGGATGCCGCGCTGCGGGCCGCGTACGACATGGTCAAGCCGGCCGTCGCGATCATCAAGCACGCCAACCCGTGCGGCATCGCCACGACCGCCCCGAATGCCCTCGACCCGATCGCCAGCGCCCACCTGCGCGCGCACGAGTGCGACCCGGTCTCCGCCTACGGGGGAGTGATCGCCGCGAACGGCACGGTCACCCTGAAGATGGCCGAGAACCTCAAGGACATCTTCACCGAGGTCATCGTCGCGCCCTCGTTCGAGCCCGCCGCCCTCGAGGTGTTCAAGGCGAAGAAGAACCTGCGACTGCTGCAGCTCCCGCAGGACTGGCAGCAGGAGCGCATGGACGTGCGCCTGGTCTCGGGTGGACTGCTGCTGCAGGACGCCGACCGCTTCCCCGACGACATCGGCTCCGTCGCCAAGAACTGGGAGCTCGTGTCGGGCGAGCGTCCGAGCGACGAGGAGATGGAGAACCTCATCTTCGCGTGGAAGGCCTGCCGCGCCGTCAAGTCGAACGCCATTGTCCTCGCGAAGGACAACGCCACGGTCGGCGTCGGCATGGGCCAGGTCAACCGCGTCGACTCGTGCCGCCTCGCGGTCGAGCGCGCCGGCGACCGCGCGGCCGGTTCGGTCGCCTCGTCGGATGCCTTCTTCCCGTTCGCCGACGGCGCCCAGGTGCTGATCGACGCCGGTGTCACCGCGATCGTGCAGCCCGGCGGATCGGTGCGCGACGAGGAGGTCGTGGACGCGGCTCGCAAGGCCGGCGTCACGATGTTCTTCACCGGAGAGCGTCACTTCTTCCACTGA